A window of Plasmodium brasilianum strain Bolivian I chromosome 8, whole genome shotgun sequence contains these coding sequences:
- a CDS encoding peptidase, whose translation MMNNACMVRKIPPFMKELEETYNICFSGMNKIERCIFGKKVVRQINSKYIETYQLCIVHYQLCNKEKIYKISYIQDDLELCNSFFDRESKMYISNDGEIGCLFCNNENKLRIDLFKNETNSGQFFLTCMNSVLINDIHKTFFIYESFCSFNSNNNLLIYSAESDDIKLKKENNLLPKKDIDMLKKINNGFYTENFGEQYNYSFFYLYVYNLVDNSIKYITVKDVSACYYSPHFIDDTSFVCLAYKTVPYRLGIYAFNTRPNDLYLCTLNDVDLEPLKVSSNCSSNNVTNVRNRTNRKSHIRCAYLKLSGKNFKHTCSPMVIKSDDNSIVYIACLVVFTKNEECLQHITQYNLVLIKLIKEDIKQKYVKSNNNFTKDIYEDFYENESCRSGEHSSKENNNGCGAEPSAGGSYHSNVVMSNVDMLNIIVPNAAEPCAVSTAGPNDSNNCGSSRDDLCNYKKVETDVLIKEGQHTPFFRGLYTNEIKGYCYPYIFLNSIFYSNRIVIAVHMFTKKLFRIYIDKIYNEYDINTSVEILTMKNDNLFLSIKNMLLNDVLVYCIFDESNIKDDFIYLTYLKSYNIDFSTYDTIKKEKSIIYSCINDNSKKLFMMLSEMETSLFKGKHPYIRRKNASFNLLYEEEKDYIHDIEQKGLNLPNFNLFNSKKLRNLILYIHGGPYSTTINEYKNVFIFFAACGFDILCINYIGSLTISDKDNILNGCVNSIEIDDIIENFKDFYNCFSDYENVYLYGGSYGGFAACSILTKYNIFKSCCVINGVYEWILSAYSSDVTHYFLNMSVNKYCEYDCYFNKNEYAQTYELSPLNFVHNISTPILIICSKNDMRVSYHNSLSLYNRLRALKKKSKLFLFDDCNHSIDNYTCEETMLINVILWFYDYEDKKRK comes from the coding sequence ATGATGAACAACGCATGTATGGTAAGGAAAATTCCGCCCTTTATGAAAGAACTGGAAGAGACATACAATATATGCTTCAGCGGAATGAACAAAATTGAAAGGTGCATATTTGGAAAGAAGGTAGTAAGGCAAATAAATAGCAAATATATAGAAACGTATCAACTATGTATTGTACACTACCAACTATGTAACaaagagaaaatatataaaatatcataCATTCAAGATGACTTAGAGTTATGTAATAGTTTCTTTGATAGAGAatcaaaaatgtatatatctaaTGATGGGGAAATTGGatgtttattttgtaataatgaaaataaattaagaatagacttatttaaaaatgaaacaaatagtggacaattttttttaacatgtaTGAACAGTGTTCTTATAAATGATAtacataaaacattttttatatatgaatcgTTTTGCTCTtttaattcaaataataatttattaatatatagtgCGGAAAGTGAtgacataaaattaaaaaaagaaaataatttacttccaaaaaaagatatagacatgttaaaaaagataaataatgGATTTTATACTGAAAATTTTGGTGAGCAATataattattcctttttttatttatatgtatataacttAGTTGATAACAGTATTAAGTATATAACAGTAAAGGATGTTTCCGCTTGTTATTATAGCCCTCATTTTATCGACGATACTTCCTTCGTTTGTTTGGCGTATAAGACAGTGCCCTATCGACTTGGTATTTACGCTTTCAACACACGGCCAAACGACCTGTACTTGTGCACTCTCAACGATGTGGACCTGGAACCCCTTAAGGTTAGTAGTAACTGTAGCAGTAATAACGTTACCAATGTTAGAAATAGAACCAACAGAAAGAGCCATATCCGGTGTGCTTATCTGAAGCTGTCTGGCAAAAATTTCAAGCATACATGCTCCCCCATGGTAATCAAGTCCGATGATAACTCAATAGTTTATATAGCTTGCCTAGTTGTCTTTACAAAAAATGAGGAATGCCTACAACATATCACGCAATATAACCTAGTGCTAATTAAACTaataaaagaagatataaaaCAGAAATATGTCAAGagtaataacaattttaCTAAAGACATATACGAGGATTTTTATGAAAACGAGTCTTGTAGAAGCGGTGAACATAGCAGCAAAGAGAACAACAATGGATGCGGGGCGGAGCCGAGTGCTGGTGGAAGTTATCACAGTAACGTGGTCATGTCAAACGTAGATATGTTGAATATCATTGTACCGAACGCAGCTGAGCCTTGCGCTGTGTCTACCGCTGGTCCGAACGACAGTAACAACTGTGGAAGCAGTAGAGACGACTTGTGCAACTACAAGAAGGTAGAAACGGATGTACTAATAAAAGAAGGGCAGCACACGCCGTTCTTTAGGGGCTTATATACGAACGAGATTAAGGGGTACTGTTACCCGTACATATTTCTGAACAGCATTTTTTACAGTAACAGAATTGTTATTGCTGTACATatgtttacaaaaaaattatttcgaatatatatagataaaatatataatgagtATGACATAAATACTAGTGTCGAAATATTAACtatgaaaaatgataatttgtttttaagtATAAAGAATATGCTATTAAATGATGTGTTAGTGTACTGTATATTTGATGAGTCGAACATTAAAGatgattttatatatttgacatatttaaaaagctATAATATTGATTTCTCAACATAtgatactataaaaaaagagaaaagcaTTATCTATTCATgtataaatgataattcGAAAAAACTATTTATGATGCTAAGTGAGATGGAAACGAGTTTATTTAAAGGAAAACATCCATatataagaagaaaaaatgctagttttaatttattatatgaagaggaaaaagaCTATATACATGATATAGAACAAAAAGGATTAAATTTaccaaattttaatttatttaattcgaaaaaattaagaaatttaattttatatatacatggaGGACCTTATAGCACAACCATAAATGAATACAAAAatgtgttcatattttttgctGCATGTGGATTTGATATACTATGTATTAACTATATTGGATCATTAACCATATCGGATAAAGACAATATACTGAATGGTTGTGTAAACTCTATCGAGATTGATgatataatagaaaattttaaagatttTTATAACTGCTTCAGTGATTATGAAAATGTCTACTTATATGGAGGATCATATGGAGGCTTTGCTGCCTGTtctattttaacaaaatataatatatttaaaagttgTTGTGTAATAAATGGAGTATACGAATGGATTTTGTCCGCCTACTCAAGTGATGTTACGCATTATTTTCTTAACATGTCtgttaataaatattgtGAATACGATTgctattttaataaaaatgaatatgcaCAAACATATGAATTATCTCCTTTAAattttgtacataatatatctACACCTATTCTAATTATTTGTTCAAAAAACGATATGAGAGTGTCCTATCATAACAGTTTATCTTTATATAACAGACTCAGAGCACTTAAAAAGAAGTCGAAGTTATTTCTATTTGACGACTGTAATCATTCCATTGACAATTATACCTGTGAGGAAACCATGCTTATCAACGTAATTTTGTGGTTTTACGACTACGAGGATAAAAAGAGGAAGTGA
- a CDS encoding protein kinase 1, whose amino-acid sequence MGILYSAKEENTKCFHHGYMLDAHVNLNDDSELFTCVFLKKGERRLIRKMNKSVLQGATLGNLLKLRTLTYESVYNTSRYVLKIYNVFADNNFAYVISECCTGGFFFDVLKDNDFIISERQLAEWFYQIISALRFLEKNEIYHGNVNGYCIHFKDNRKEQIILSLLSKNKKYDNIDKKGDLYGLFFIRSPQEIRKMYYDKNNSWYVGTLLYFLLFGNYPFLHNNVLKNYFKIVNENISFVTLKAQYNYLSSHIYDFLSKTLEKNYELRLTLEELLSHPWLRERERHSTQNIVDNNTRKAAQNLLVSLENYVLKVEEDEDE is encoded by the exons ATGGGTATTCTGTACAGCgcgaaagaagaaaatacgAAATGCTTTCATCATGGATACATGCTAGATGCACATGTCAATCTAAATGACGATTCAGAATTATTCACCTGcgtatttttgaaaaaaggtGAAAGACGACTCATACGAAAGATGAATAAAAGCGTCTTACAAGGAGCTACGCTTGGCAACTTACTTAAATTGAGAACCCTGACATATGAGAGTGTATATAATACCTCAAGATATGtgttaaaaatttacaatgtTTTTGCGGATAACAATTTTGCCTACGTCATTTCGGAGTGCTGCAc GGGAGGTTTCTTTTTTGATGTTCTGAAGGATAACGACTTCATCATCAGTGAGAGGCAGCTAGCCGAATGGTTTTACCAGATAATAAGTGCTCTTcgttttttagaaaaaaatgaaatttatcATGGCAATGTGAATGGGTATTGTATACATTTTAAGGATAACAGAAAggaacaaataatattaagtttgttaagtaaaaataaaaaatatgataatattgaCAAAAAAGGAGATTTATATGGattgttttttattaggTCACCTCAagaaattagaaaaatgtattatgataaaaataattcttggTATGTTGgtactttattatattttttattgtttggAAATTATCCATTTTTACACAATaacgttttaaaaaattattttaaaattgttaatgAGAATATATCCTTTGTTACTTTAAAGGCACAATATAATTATCTTAGTAGTCATATTTATGATTTTCTCAGCAAAactttagaaaaaaattatgagcTACGTTTAACCCTCGAGGAGCTCCTTTCCCATCCTTGGTTGAGAG AGAGGGAGAGACATTCGACCCAAAATATCGTGGACAACAATACGAGaaa AGCTGCTCAAAACTTGTTAGTATCACTGGAGAATTATGTGCTTAAAGTTGAGGAGGACGAAGATGAATAA
- a CDS encoding hypothetical protein (conserved Plasmodium protein) — protein MKKYENDSSVPSEMCSLLKDCVQVRTEGREGTKLIMNELEKMSALTKLAVLKKRTHVTESDEQRGGTYISPVANTGENKYDENSKRERGYNKLASENMSDSTNSSTNQMNKKFKKKEKNNGLEKIKRKFSSLVSIISNKRKEEIKYNHKNEKEIEFTGCSNHMNGNKKKKDLSMSGHEKSKLKKLLSSRRGYFFKKKNNLKENKKFQNCKPFKHFLKKDKLNTFVNTEMGKPKNFSKKENKNFSQYFFNWCNNNMNGAHLENIKKILDICDEQLKDVIEISKFDIDLDINSFYSNFIKENSDHSILTFNIYHNKNIYDIKEHRGYTNEKIVSYKQTSSLNFNMYVFSISIQEFCYFYYNVCGWGEQHRGSRDPQMESDDDRICQNFKCNNYCVHSRNYKYEKQSNCSSLNLEKDRSLNDNTENAKNNEEKKNVYHLNELGKTDAHNFIHDENFVKSEIGQEEQYTYACTSLNACNSAKKGTDNNCGLVSDTINWKRIYKSSNPDEVELKSLYTLQISGSTPKYRAFYAISDSAADGMGGKLNKMENVKKVERRGMKKMETETTTEKCEKQKSTRKNDSNKYGKDKYKETKCCMKRNSCKGTIQNKYNDWEKQKDTSDDNPLLLNKSNCAYNIFAYNKINSLKSGSSLHFNYSRRGNTYSKENKNLQKNKIRKFFTEKLKGNKKESYTNTATRGNIICNSNNQKEWAINQNVGDAKLLVENINDKSNNNLSSKQKRTKLFLMKFKNFYKSRTTGGVLNRDTNVDVPTCNDMSNGGEYIKKVENTGNNGCFCSERIFKKYTNHKQNNKNYGENAEIDLHNQNDLYDQNDLHNRNDLHNQNDLHNQNDLLNQNDLLNQNDLHNQNDLLNQNDLHNQNDLLNQNDLLNQNDLLNQNDLHNQNDLLNQNDLLNQNKRLQNGHWRAFHAEENIQNFSNNCFNGNVQNKGEFLTNQLVDKNFKDIYYIQRINADNDSFSVFIKIYQIYIFSKKSDNYNEQKETQEGTTNYGHTDINRSKTSVCVYAIILLKNNFLKYIIKKKILNEISNCINKWKNYVTIKAEYIKDGKIPMSIKWSYENIDSFNYIVEKLEYFINDFLKEILSNIAINVINFFGISENKTLENYFECSSKNIYHFINKKKLSFKNMYINFLRESQEKKKKKKKKTKEVEGNVLNSGGKHYNKWAYHPYLFKKNENKNQPFSYDKNKSLSNHASYKPTFYYITSHQVLANNIKINDIKVSNLCDEFPIKIVGSDQNGLYGVDLNKISKDKVAEPIGLFPSILYFIFVLIYQLIYYNDHKIGFIDDVLELKWRYKVILPFFASLPLLLSYSGETNIRIPSFLNFIFKERIINIGFFYYLYIILLSVFCTNAINIYAGINGLEIGQSLIISFFISIHNLTEIILNVGNPQIEGGLILKQHFLSIIFTLPFISINLATFAFNFYPSKGFVGNTLTYFCGIFLAVVSIFGHYSKTLILFLIPQFLNFFLSLPQLYNIVPCPRHRLPVINTKTNKLNYSHNYTLINMILYLFGPLSEYHLVIFLLSFQFITCSVGLFLRYFIDTT, from the exons atgaaaaaatatgaaaatgattCAAGTGTTCCTTCGGAAATGTGCAGCCTCTTAAAAGACTGTGTGCAGGTAAGAACAGAGGGAAGAGAAggaacaaaattaataatgaacGAACTGGAAAAAATGAGCGCTTTGACAAAACTGGCAGTACTGAAAAAACGAACTCATGTAACGGAAAGCGATGAACAAAGGGGAGGGACCTACATATCTCCTGTAGCTAATACGggggaaaataaatatgatgaaaatagCAAAAGAGAAAGGGGATACAATAAACTTGCTTCAGAAAACATGTCAGATAGTACCAATTCGTCAACCAATCAGATGaataagaaatttaaaaagaaagaaaaaaataatgggTTGGAAAAGATAAAACGTAAGTTTTCTTCACTCGTTAGTATTATAagtaataaaagaaaagaagaaataaaatataaccataaaaatgaaaaagaaatagaattTACTGGATGTAGTAACCATAtgaatggaaataaaaaaaaaaaagacctTAGCATGTCGGGTcatgaaaaaagtaaattaaaaaaattattgagcAGTAGAAGAGggtattttttcaaaaaaaaaaataatttgaaggaaaataaaaaattccaaAATTGTAAGCCTTTTAaacactttttaaaaaaagataaattaaatacattCGTTAATACAGAAATGGGAAAaccaaaaaatttttcaaaaaaagaaaacaaaaatttttctcAATATTTCTTCAACTGGtgtaacaataatatgaatGGAGCtcatttagaaaatattaaaaagatattaGACATATGTGATGAACAGTTAAAAGATGTTATAGAGATATCTAAATTTGATATCGATTTAGATATTAACTCATTTTATTccaattttataaaagaaaatagtgATCACTctattttaacttttaacatttatcataataaaaatatatatgacatAAAAGAGCATAGAGGGtatacaaatgaaaaaatcgTTAGTTACAAACAAACATCTTCccttaattttaatatgtatgtgttcAGTATTTCCATTCAGGAGTTCTGTTATTTTTACTACAATGTATGTGGTTGGGGTGAACAGCATAGGGGAAGTCGCGATCCCCAAATGGAAAGTGATGATGACAGGATTTgccaaaattttaaatgcaATAATTATTGTGTCCACAGTCGTAATTACAAGTATGAAAAGCAGAGTAATTGCAGTAGCCTAAATTTAGAGAAGGATAGAAGCTTAAATGACAATAcagaaaatgcaaaaaataatgaagaaaaaaaaaatgtatatcaTCTAAACGAATTAGGTAAAACAGATGCACATAATTTTATCCATgatgaaaattttgttaaaagtGAAATTGGTCAAGAAGAACAatacacatatgcatgtacTAGTCTCAATGCATGCAATAGTGCGAAGAAGGGTACAGATAATAACTGCGGACTCGTGAGTGATACCATAAATTGGAAACGCATATATAAGAGTAGTAATCCGGATGAGGTGGaattaaaaagtttatataCCCTACAAATAAGCGGAAGTACTCCGAAATATAGGGCATTTTATGCAATAAGTGATAGTGCAGCTGATGGGATGGGTGGGAAGCTGAACAAAATGGAGAATGTAAAGAAGGTAGAGAGGCGTGGAATGAAGAAGATGGAGACAGAAACTACGACGGAGAAATGTGAAAAACAGAAGTCGACTCGTAAAAATGATAGTAATAAATATGGCAAGGACAAGTACAAAGAGACAAAGTGCTGTATGAAAAGAAACAGTTGTAAGGGTACAATACAGAATAAGTATAACGACTGGGAGAAGCAAAAGGATACTAGTGACGATAATCCACTCCTGTTAAACAAATCAAATTGTGCATACAACATTTTTGcgtataacaaaattaattcGTTAAAAAGCGGTAGTAGTTTGCATTTTAATTATAGTAGACGAGGAAATACATATTccaaagaaaataaaaatttgcagaagaacaaaataagaaaattttttacagaAAAATTGAAAGGGAACAAAAAGGAATCATATACTAATACTGCTACTCGGGGTAATATCATatgtaatagtaataatcaAAAGGAATGGGCAATAAATCAAAACGTGGGAGATGCAAAGTTATTggtagaaaatattaatgataagTCTAATAATAACTTAAGTTCAAAACAAAAGAGAACAaaactatttttaatgaaatttaaaaatttttacaaaagtaGGACGACAGGGGGAGTGCTTAACAGGGATACAAATGTAGATGTACCAACATGTAATGATATGAGTAATGGTGGggagtatataaaaaaggtgGAAAACACAGGTAACAATGGCTGCTTTTGTAGTGAACgcatttttaagaaatataccAACCACAaacaaaacaacaaaaattatGGCGAGAATGCCGAGATTGACCTGCATAACCAGAATGACCTGTATGACCAGAATGACCTGCATAACCGGAATGATCTACATAACCAGAATGATCTACATAACCAGAATGACCTGCTTAATCAGAATGATCTGCTTAACCAGAATGATCTGCATAACCAGAATGATCTGCTTAATCAGAATGACCTGCATAACCAGAATGACCTGCTTAATCAGAATGACCTGCTTAATCAGAATGATCTGCTTAATCAGAATGATCTGCATAACCAGAATGACCTGCTTAACCAGAATGACCTGCTTAATCAGAATAAACGATTACAAAATGGTCACTGGAGGGCATTTCATGCTGAAGAGAATATTCAAAACTTTTCAAATAACTGCTTCAATGGGAATGTACAAAATAAAGGTGAATTTCTAACAAACCAGTTGGTTGATAAGAATTTTAAGGACATATACTACATCCAGAGAATAAATGCGGACAATGATTCCTTTTCtgtttttatcaaaatataccagatatatattttttcaaagaaAAGTGACAACTACAATGAGCAGAAGGAGACACAGGAGGGTACTACAAATTATGGTCATACGGATATAAACCGCAGTAAAACGTCTGTATGTGTTTATGCTATTATtcttcttaaaaataattttttaaaatatataataaagaaaaaaatacttaatgAAATTAGCaattgtataaataaatggaaaaactACGTAACAATAAAAGCTGAATATATAAAGGATGGGAAAATACCCATGTCAATTAAATGGagttatgaaaatattgattcttttaattatatagtaGAAAAACtggaatattttattaatgattTTTTGAAGGAAATTCTATCAAATATAGCCATTAATGTGATTAACTTTTTCGGTATCAgtgaaaataaaactttagaaaattattttgaatgctcaagcaaaaatatttaccattttataaataagaaaaagctctcttttaaaaatatgtacattaatTTCTTAAGAGAAAgccaagaaaaaaaaaaaaaaaaaaaaaaaaaaacgaaagaaGTGGAAGGAAATGTACTAAACAGTGGAGGAAAACATTACAACAAATGGGCATATCATCcttatttattcaaaaagaatgaaaataaaaatcagcCTTTTtcttatgataaaaataaatctctATCGAATCATGCAAGTTACAAACCAaccttttattatattacttcTCATCAG GTTTTGgcgaataatattaaaataaatgatataaaagtATCTAATCTGTGCGACGAGTTTCCCATAAAAATAGTTGGCAGTGACCAAAATG GGTTATACGGCGTggatttaaataaaataagcaaaGATAAAGTAGCAGAACCAATTGGCTTATTTCCATcgattttgtattttatctTTGTCTTAATTTATCAgttgatatattataatgatcataaaatt GGGTTCATAGATGATGTTCTTGAATTGAAATGGAGATATAAAGTTATTTTACCGTTTTTCg ctaGTTTACCCTTGTTATTGTCGTATTCAGGAGAGACCAATATTCGAATTCCTAGTTTTTTaaactttatatttaaagaaagaattataaatattggctttttttattatttgtacattatattattatcggTGTTTTGTACCAACgcaataaacatatatgctG GCATTAATGGATTAGAGATTGGTCAGAGTTTaattatatccttttttatttccatacACAATTTAACT GAAATAATATTGAATGTAGGAAACCCCCAAATAGAAGGCGGATTAATTTTAAAGCAGCATTTTTTGTCGATAATATTTACCTTACCCTTTATATCAATAAATTTAGCTACATttgcttttaatttttatcctTCAAAGGGATTTGTTGGAAATACACTAACCTATTTTTGTGGAATTTTTTTAGCTGTTGTTTCAATATTTGGTCATTACTCAAAAACattgatattatttttaattccacaatttttgaacttttttctttccctACCAcagttatataatatagtcCCATGTCCAAGACATCGATTACCAgttataaatacaaaaacgaataaattaaattattcacacaattatacattaataaatatgattttatatttatttggcCCTCTATCTGAGTATCATTTGgttatttttctcttatcTTTTCAATTTATAACGTGCTCTGTTGGATTATTTTTAAGGTATTTTATTGATACTACATAG